GAGACACTATTTTTCCAAAACGAAAAATCGGGCCTAAGGAAGCGGAAGTATCGAAATTCCCCCATTTAACAGTCGTTTCCATGCCCAGTTCTTTGATCCAAAAAAATTTATAGTCAAGGTTCAGTTGATAAACGGTTCTGTTCGGAATTTGATTCTTCCAACCTTGCGGATGAGTGGCACCGATGACTTTGTGAACTTGGGATTGAAAGTATTCTCCCCCTGCGTTCGGTCCTATTTCTCCGAACCCTGTTTCAATGGTAAAAGAACTTTGTTTCCACCAATAGGTTGATATGGAACTTGCTTGCATATAACCTGCGTAAGGTCTCTCTCCGTAGGCGATGTCTTTGCGGATTGTGTTCTGAGGAGTAAAAAGTTTTTGGGTTAATGAGTATCCGTTGTATTCTTTGGAGTTGTCGGCAAAGACAGGAATCAGTTTTTTTAATCCTAAAAATATCCAGGCGGAAGGGGAATGCAAAAATTCATATTGTCCGTATTCAAGTCTGGTTCCATGAGTGTATTCCCGATCGGACAAAAGTATGACATCATTTTCAATTCCAAGTTTTAATACTCGTTTGGCGGGATCTTGGCGAGAGCTGTCTAAAGTATTGTCTTTCGAAGTTTTCTCTTCTTCACTTTGCAAGGAAGAGAAATTTGCATGCGATAGAATAACAATAATAGCAACAAAGAAAGCTTGTTTCGATAAAGACATGCAAGAATAAAGCTTAGTTTTGTTTCATTCGGCTTTGTACCTACCACTTTTCATCATTAGTTTTTCCAAACTTTAAATAAAATCGTATTTAAGGAAGATCCGAAGTTTTTATAGTTTTGATTGAAAAATATCCTCTTGTTTCGTTTCCAAAAATGGGGATCTCCTGATAAGCGACTGCTATGGCACCTAAACAAGTTTGTATCACTTGGTTTTTATAATAAAGTACAGGATAGGGTCTATTGTGTTCGTAAAAGATCCGTTGGAATTTTCCGGTATTTGCATTTATCTTCAGAGTCGCCAAAGGGTACATACCGGAAGGTTGATTGGCTTCAATCGAGCTTGAGACCAGAAATCTTTCGCCGCCAGGTTGGCTGATGGTAGTCGAATATATACTTTCCGAATTGGTCGGATACATGATTGTTGCGACTGCTCCGTCGATGACGTCTGCATTTGCGTGTCCGAAATAACTATGCCACAAAGAGTTTCCTTGCGCATCAAAACTTTCGTAAGTGAGATTTCTATTTCCTGAAGTTTGACTAGGTTCCGCAGGGGTTCCGAAAGAATCACTGGCAAGTCCCAATGAAAGAATATTGCCTTTCACATCCAAAATTTTTCTAACCCGGCTTTCTACCGAAGATACACTGCCGCTGTAAGAGACCCATTGGATTTCCTGTTGTCCGTTTGAATTTACTTTTACTTTTGCCAGAAAGTTCTTTTTATTTCCGGGAAAAGGGTGAGTCGTTACGTTCGGGGTGGACAATAAATTTTGAGCGGTCCCTCCTAAATAAACGAAGTCTCCGCTTCGAACTGCGGATACCGCTTCTTCCGCTCCTAACCCTTGTATGTACTGTTGGGAAATCGGTTCCCCGTTGGAAGAAAGCAAAGCATACAGGATGTCCGGATTGATCGTTTCACCGGAATGTGCGTTAGTTGGTGATGGAAACTCGGTAAGAGGGGAGTGATTGTTCCCTCCGTTCAGTCCTAAGAATAAATGAATATAGTTCTTTGTGTCCACATCGAATGCAAACGGCCAGGTGATGTCCGTGCTGTCCAGATAAGTCAGCCATTGCCTTGTACCATCCTGGCTGTACTTTGCCAACAGGAATGAATAAGGATTTCCCGACATGAGAGAAATCGAATTTGTCAAACCACTCGGAACTGCAACTCCCCCTATAACGATTTCTCCGGAAGTTGAAACTTTAATTGTAGGTCTCGCCGAATCACTGCTTTGTGGTTTCCCCAGATAATCTATCCATGCTGCAGCCCCGGTCCTACTGGAAATTCTTACGATAAAGATATTCGAATCGATTCCGGCAACTCCCGTAAAAGGAGTTTTGGTTTCTTTGATCAGATCGTTTCCTGAAGTCAAAGGTTCGTTGGTAATCCCCGTTGCGATGATATCACCGTTAGGGAGAGTAGCGAGATCATTCAGCATGGTAAGATATCTTCCTGTTCCGAAATTGTTTGCCCAATTTCTGCAATGAGGAGTCAGAAACTCGTTCATCAGTCCCGCTTGGAAAAACCCGGAAGACCGAGGATCTCCCTGGTTGTTCAAATTGATTTTGCAACCAGCCAGTCCGAGAATCTGGAGAAACATGAATGATAGATAGAAGATAAATTTCATAGTGGTTATCGCTTTTTTAGCAAAACTGAATTTCTAAAAACGGTACCCGAATCTATAAAAATAACAATTCAATTTGAATGAATTGCTGATCTGTAAAAATATCCTTCTTTTTGTTTAAATTCGTATCCATTATGATGAACATAGTATCCGTGATAGCGGAAATGGATTGTCAGATTCCCCGCTTGTGGTAGAACTTTAATGCAGGCGAGAGGTATTTCCCATGTCATTACAAGATGAGATCAGCGAAATTTACCAGGAAGTTTTGGAAGCGAATGAAGATATGAGGGTTGCTTTGGAAAGATGGAAGAACTTTGATTTTTCCGAAGAAGAGGATTTGCTTTATAAATAAAATTTCCTTCGGTCATTAGACTTTCCCGTGTTTGATTTTCAAATACCAGTTTACTTCCGTTTGGCGATCGCTCTTTTGTAAACGGTTTCGTATTCCCCCATTCTGTTTTTCCAGCTCCAGTCTTGTTTCATTATGTTTTCTCTGACTTCATAAAATTTGATTTTGTCTTTGTACAAAGTTTCCGCCCGTTCCAATGCATATCCCAAAGAAGAAGGGTCGTTCGGTTCGAATACGATTCCCGTATAGTATTTGTTTTGCGAAGATTCTACAACGGTATCTTTCAATCCGCCAACTCTGGATACGATCGGAATCGTTCCGTAAGCATGGCTGTAAAGTTGGTTTAGTCCGCAAGGTTCGAATAAGGAAGGCATTAGAAAAAAATCGGACGCTGCTTCGATTTTGCGGGCAAGCTCTTCGCTATAACCTTTATAAAAATAGATACGATCTTGTTCCGTATGGGAAAGATGGAAGAGGGGATTTTCCAAATCCTTTTCTCCCGCACCCTGGAAGATATAATAATGCGATAAATGTTTTCTCTCTTGGAAACTCTGTAAAAACACGGAATAACCTTTTTGATAAGTAAGCCTTCCTATGATTCCCACAAGAGACCGGTCCGGATCGATCAATGGACGGCCGATTTCTTTATAGAGTTCGATTTTGTTTTTTAACTTTCCTTCTTTGTTTGTATTCCTATCGAACCTTTCAAAGATACGGATATCATTCGACGGATTCCATTCTTCCGGATCGATTCCATTGATGATCCCCGTATAGTCTTCGCTTCTCCGGCGAAGTGCTTCTGCGAGCCCGAATCCGTTCGCATCCAATAAAGTTTCTTCCCTGTATCCGGGACTTACGGTTGTTATCTGGTCTGCGGAAAGTAACCCTGCTTTCAGATAATTTGTTTTTCCTTCGTGCAAAAGAAATTCGGGATGAAGTAAAAAAGGCGCTTCTTTCAAAAATCCAGTCATCCAAAGAGGATGATCTCCCTGGTAGGCAAGGTTGTGGATGGTGAATACGGACGGTTTTCCTTCGGGAGAATATTTTTGCAAAACAGGGGCCATCGCAGTGTGCCAATCGTGAGCATGGAAAACATCCGCATCCAGGACCTGGCTTAGGTAAAAAGCGGCATAAGAATAAACGGCAAACCGGAAATGTTCGTCGCTATTTCCGTAGATGGTTTCCAGATCCCGAAACAGAGGAGAATCGAAAAAATAGAGTTTGAGTCTTCCTTTCTCCGCTTCCCGGAAGCAGGAATCCTTCAAAATCTCAAGAACAACGTTTGTTTTTTCGGGAAAAGGGGGCAGGATCGGGATAGTCTTTCCTGTGAAATCAGGCTTTTCCTTCAGACCACGGATCTGAGGCAAAGTCACGGAAACTTGATGGTTTTGTGACTGTTCTTTGGACAAAGAAGCGAGCATGTCCGAAAGACCCCCCATCTTTATGTAGGGAAAATATTCCGCCGTAGCGTGAAGAATCTTCATATTCTGTTATTGACACCGACTCGCAAAATGGGAAGCTAGAAAAACACGATTTGAAATCTAGGAGAAATCCATGTCAGTATCCACTAACTTACGCGGCCTTGCAGAGCTCGGCCTGAAACCATCTGAAGTCTTCCATAACCTATCTTACGACGAAATTTACCAGCACGAAATCAACAACAAAGAAGGCGTAGTTTCTGACAACGGTACAGTGATGGTGGATACCGGGATTTTTACGGGACGTTCTCCTAAAGACAAATACTTTGTAGATGAACCTTCTTCCAATGGAAACATTTGGTGGGGACCTGTAAATACAAAGGTTTCCGAAGCTATCTTTAACGAACTTTATACGGAAGTTGTAAAGTTTTTGGACAACAAAAAACTTTATGTCTTTGACGGTCATGCAGGAACCAACACGGACACTCGCATCTCTCTTCGCGTAGTAACGGAAAGAGCTTGGCAACATCATTTTTGCACAAACATGTTTCTTCGTCCTACAAAAGACGAATTGGCAAATCTACTTCCCGAATTTACAATCATCAATGCTTCCGGTTACAAAAACACAAAGTACAAAGAGCACGGTTTGAACTCGGATGTATTCGTAATCTTCCACCTTGCTAAAAAGATCTGTATCATCGGTGGAACGGAATACGGTGGAGAGATGAAAAAAGGTATCTTCTCCGTAATGAACTATTACCTTCCTCTCAAAGGCGTTTTGACTATGCACTGTTCTGCGAACGTAGGTGCTGCGGGAGATTCCGCTTTGTTTTTCGGTTTATCAGGAACAGGAAAGACAACTCTTTCCACAGACCCGAACCGCAAACTCATCGGCGATGACGAACACGGTTGGGATGACAACGGTATCTTCAACATCGAAGGTGGCTGTTATGCGAAGACGATCAATCTCGATCCTAAAACTGAGCCTGAGATTTATGCGGCGATCCGAAGAGATGCACTTCTTGAGAACGTAGTATTCGATGCTACTACCAAAAAAGTGGATTATTCTTCTGCGGCAAAAACGGAAAACACCCGTGTATCTTATCCTATCTTCCACATTGAAAACACTCAACCGGGATCCAAGGCAGGTCACCCGAACACTGTGATCTTCTTAACTTATGATGCTTACGGAGTTCTTCCTGCGGTTTCCAAACTATCTATTGAACAAGCGATGTATCATTTCTTGTCCGGATATACTGCAAAGGTAGCGGGAACGGAACGTGGTGTGAAAGAGCCGCAAGCAACTTTCTCAGCATGTTTCGGTCAGGCTTTCATGACCCTTCACCCGACTTTCTATGCAAAGTTACTCGGTGAAAAAATGAAAAAGCATAATGTAAATGCTTACCTGATCAACACAGGACTCGTAGGTGGAAAGTATGGTGTGGGAAAACGTATGAACCTTCCTGCAACCCGCCAGATCATCAATGAAATTCTAAACGGTAACATTGAAAAATCAGAGTTCGAAAAACACCCTGTATTCCAAGTTTCTTTCCCTAAAACAGTGACCGGAGTGGATTCTCAAATCCTCAACCCGCGCAATGCTTGGGCGGACAAAGCGGACTATGATAAAACTGCGGGAGATCTTGCGAAACAATTTGTAGAAAACTACAAAAAGTATTTAACAGGTGGTTCGAAAGAGTTCGACTTCAGTGCTTTCGGTCCAGTCGCTTAATTTAGATTAAACGACAAAGATTCCGGTACTACCGAAGTGAAGACCCGCATCTAAACAATGCGGGTTTTTTATATTTTGACTCATCTCTATTTTTTAACTGATATCGTTTCCAATTTACTTTTTTTGTGCCTCGATGCTCGCCCCAACCGTGGTTGCGATAAAGATCATGGTTAAGTAGCGAAGCCCGATTTGCACAAAATAATCTCCCAGCGACATCTTGGACATCGGGATCAAAATCAAAAAATCAAGAACGATATTTTCTACAAACCAAAGGATTCCGGTTCCTGTAAATGTGATCAGTGCCGACTCCGGTTTCAATTTTGCCAAACGATAGAGCAGGTAACAGCCGGTTAAACTTCCAACAAGGATCATCGTTGTTTTGAATAAAAAAAGATCTCCTTGTAGTTTGCCTTCGGGAGAATAAAAACCGAAGGAAACAAAAAAAGGCACGATCCAAAGGACCACACCGAAAATCGAAATTCGCAATAGATGTTTTTTCATCGTTCGATGCTCCCCGCTCCTGTGCGCGTAACCTCCATGTGTGCACTCGCTTCGGCAGTCCATGGCTTCGCCACCGCAAGAAGCATCTCCCTTGCTCCGAAGAGAGATGGAACTTTATCTATACATTGTACATTTTGCATCTTACTATTCCTATTATTCTAATTGTAAGTTTATATTTCCCGATTCTTTCTTTGTAAACAAATAATTGGGGATTTTTTGCCGTTTTAGCGAACAAAAAGCCGAATTTCACTACATCACCTGGTTTTTGTTACATGGTATCTTTACATTTCCATAAATCTTTACTCGACCGATTTTTGTTCTTTCTGTTCGATGAACTAACCAATCCGTCAGAGGTACCACTTGAATCATCCGGAACAATCGCAATCAAAAGAAAATTCAGGTCTTCATAAAACCTTAGGTCCGATTCATCTTTGGGGAATTGCAGTGGGGCTTGTGATCTCGGGAGATTATTTCGGATGGAACCTGGGTTGGTCAGTCGCAGGATTTTGGGAATTTGCGCTCGCAGTATTTATCATCGCGGTCTTTTATATTTGTTTTGCACTTTGTTTTACCGAACTTGCGGCATCCATTCCTCATTCGGGCGGACCTTTCGCATACTCTCATTTGGCATTGGGTAAGATAGGAGGGTTTATCAGCGGGTTTTTGGTTTTGGCCGAATTCATTCTGGCGCCTCCCGCCATTGCATCTGCGTTAGGTGGTTATTTTCATTTTCTATTTCCTGTCATTCCCGATCTATATGCGTCTTTCGGTTTTTTCGGAATTTTGGTGATCATCAATCTGTTGGGAGTCAAACAGACCGCGAGATTCGAATTGTTTGTTACAATCACTGCGATTTGCGGATTGTTGCTTTATCTGGGAGCGATCCTTCCTTATTTTTCATTTCAATCGTTTGCGAAACTTCCCGCATTCGCCGAGTTTTCCTTATCTTCTTTTTTTCAATCCATTCCTTTTGCGATCTGGTTCTTTCTGGCCGTGGAAGGTGTCGCCATGGCGGCCGAAGAAGTCAAAGATCCCAAAAAAGACATTCCAAAAGGTTATGCCGCGGGAATCGGGACTCTCATCTTTCTTGCTTCTTCCATTTTTATAGGAACGGCAGGTGTGGTTCCTACGAAAGAAGTGGCCGGCTTGGATTATCCTTTGTCATTCGTATTGACAAAGTTATATGGAACTGATTCTTATATTGCGAAGATATTTACGTTTATCGGACTTTTCGGACTGATCGCTTCTCTTTTCGGAATCATATTGGGCTCCTCCCGATTGGTCTATGCTTTGTCCAAAGAAAAGTTTTTGCCCGGTTTCCTTGGAAAATTAAATCACAAAACCCATGTTCCCGTCAATGCAGTGTTTGTCGGTGCCGCCATAGGGTTTTTGGCGCTTTGTGTGGGCAAAACTTCGGAGTTGATCACAGCGAGCGCTCTCGGAGCCTGCGGGATGTATGTGGTGAGTATGATTTCTTTTTTCGTTTTGAGAAAAAAAGAACCGAATCGTTCGAGACCTTATGTAGCGCCATTCTATCCTGTTTTGGCAATGATCGCTTTGGTTTTGGGTTTAGTAGCTTTGGTTTCTGTAATTTACAGTAATCCTTTTGTCGCTTTACTTTTGTTTGTTGGGTTTGCTGTGTCGACTGTGGGGTTTATGTTGTGGGGTAGAAGGGGAGAGCGGAAGCAAGTTCATACATGACAGTAATAAAAAACTCCAATTAGGAATAATGGTAATTGACACCACTATCTTGAGGCACCAGTATTGACTTGTGATTAAATCCTTCAAAGATAAGGACACTGAAGCTATTTGGAATGGGTCTATTTCGAAGAAATTTCCTAAAGATATTCAGAGAACTGCTAGAAGGAAACTGATTCATATTGATAGTGCAAAAAATTTGGAAGATCTAAAAATCCCTCCGGGAAACAGATTACATCAACTTAGTAATGACCGTATTGGTCAGCATTCTATCAGCATTAACATGAAATACAGAATATGTTTCACCTGGAACAATGGGTCTGTAGAAAATGTTGAAATTGTAGATTATCATTAAGGAGTTTTGGTATGAATAAAGAATTAATGAATATTCACCCGGGCGAAATTCTCTTAGAAGATTTTCTAAAGCCAATGGAATTATCTGCATATAAACTTGCTCAAAGTACTCTCATCGATCAAAAAAGAATTAGTGAGATTATTCATGGAAAAAGGGCAATCACTGCCGATACAGCTTTAAGATTTTCTAAATTCTTTGGAAATTCTCCCGAATTTTGGTTATCTATTCAAGCTCACTACGACTTGGAAATGAAACAAGATGAATTGAAAAATGAGTTAAAATCTATAAAGAGATTTTCTGAACTTAAAGCGAGTTAAACGAAGTCGTTCGCTTAATTGCACCGCTTGCATTTTTAATGTATAGTGTTTTTGGAGTTAAAGAGAAGCCGTCAGTATCTTTGATGTTGCTAGTGATCTGCGCCGTTTTTTCCGTATTGAAGTAAACTATTTATTCCAATTTTCTATTCTTAAGTCAGGAATCATAGAAAAATGTTTTTCGTTATTCGTAACCAATGTATAATTCAAAAATAATGCAGTTGAACCTATTAGTAGATCAAAATCGTCGATAGTATTTCCTTTCTTTTGTGTCGCAGACTTAACTTCTCCAAAGGTTTCAACGATTCCCTTTGTAAGCTCAATTACTGGAAATAGCTCCCCGATTCTATATACAGTAGCTAAATTTTTTTCTCTACTTTTCGATTTCTTGGCCCCGAATATCAATTCCCCATATGTGATGACTGAAATGGATTTTGAAATATTCTTTCTATCAATTAGGTTTTGTTGGACCTTTTCGTTTCCCTTCAAACTATAGATGATAATATCCGTATCAATCAAATAACTCATTCGTAATCCTTGATCGGTTATTTTTAGACCTAGATGATTTAAGATCAGAAATTATTTCTTTAGCACTTTTATCATCATGCCAAGAATTAGCCAATTTAAGAAACTCAAGAGTTTGTAATTCGGTTTCTAAATTATCTCGTTTGAGATGGCTTTCAATAATCATAACAACTTCCTGGCTAACGGATCGATGTTCTAATTCAGCTCTTCTTTTTAAAGACTCATAGAGTCTATTATCAATATCTCTGACTTGTAGGTTTGCCATATTTAGTATCTATTTTTAATGTGGGATCGTTTCATGAGTTTGCAAGCATTTTTCATGTCATACTATAGGTAGGGTAATAAAAACGGTGTGCCTTTGCCTGGAAAGGCGCACGGGGTGGTTTTGGGTTTAGCTTTTGTTTACTTCAGTAACAGTCAGAGATTACTGATTAATCCTGCCTCAGGAAAGCTCTTCGTAGTGACTTGGAATATTACAGACTGCGCAAAACCAATTTGTTTACCTGGTAAAGAGATAATGCAAAGGACTATTTTTGAGAAAGGGATCGTACCTTACCATAATTAGGTGAAATAAAAAACCAACAATAGTCTGCGAAATATTATTAAATGAGCATCCCTCGTTTAGGGGATAAATCTTCCGTTCGTAGTGAATTTTGCTTTGATTAAAATCTCTTTTTGAGCAATTTATTTCTAGAAAACTTCTGCATAGATGCTATCCTTTTCCGAGAGACAGGGAAAATCGGGGATATCAAAATGAAAAAACAGAATTCTATATCAAATTTACTCATTAAAATCCCGGTTCTAATCATCGGCTTTCTATTTTTTTCGAATTGTTACTTCAACCCTGCCATCCAATCCGTTCTCAATCCTACCACTTCAGAGTCAAACAGCTCAGGAGCACTTGCCCTTTTGGCCGGAGGAGGATCATCGGTAAGCACTGCTGATACCTCTGCCACTTTGCAAGTATTAGGCCAATTAAAAAGTTCGGGTGTTTCCGTAGCAAACGCTACCTTGAGTTTGGGTTCGACTTCCTCTTCTGTAAAAGATGTAGTTGCCGTTAGCACTACTGCGACAACGAACGCGATTGGTAAGTTTTTACTCAAACTTCGTCCCGGCACCTACACGATCAGTGTAACAAGTTCCGCCGGTGTCAGTCTTGGAAGTTTCAGTTTGGTAGTCAATGGTACCACGGTCACACAAGGTTCCGATTCTGGTACTTTTACTCTCCTGGGGCTTACTACTTACACCTTAGATCAGACGGTTACGTTGACAACAGAGTTTACAGTTGTTAGCTCTAGTCCGGTGGATGGAGAACAGAATGCACCGACAATTACCGGTCCTTCCCCAGCCAGCTTCTTATGCTCTTTTGTTTTTAGCAACACAGTCGATGCATCTACAATGGTTCCTGGCAATATAGGCTTTTCTACTGGGGGAACTACGATAACGCCATCAGTATCCGGAAATACTGCCTCAATTATCTTCAGTGGCAACAATATTTTCGCTTTCCCAATGTATAGTTATACGATTACTCTCACAAATAACATCAAAGACACCGACGGATTTTCTCTAACTCCCAAAGCAATCACTATTAAACTAGCGGGCGCGGCGTTATGAATAATCGTTAGCAACCTGGGCAAAAACTTTTACCAAATAAACAAACTGGGTTTGGTGTTATTCGCCAGATTCATAGTCACTACAAATAGTTTCCCCGAACTAGGCTCGATCAGTATGGCAGGTCGGAGGCCTGAGCTGATTCCTTGTCCCATGGAAATATCCGTATGAGTGCAGTTCGTACCATCTGCATCACAACGAAATAATCCTGGCTTGCTATTATTAAATTGATTCATGGTCGCAAACAATATTTTCCCCGAAATAGGATCAATCACCGCAGACGGATAAGTACCGGAGCTTGCTCCTTGGCCTGCAGATACATCTGCATAAGTGCAAGCTGTTCCATCTAGGTTACAGCGAAACAAACCGGGCCTTCCTCCATTCGCACCATTCGAAGTGAATGCCAAAAGTTTCCCTGAGCTAGTGTCGATGATTACAGTTGGCCTCTCTCCAGAACTAGTTCCTTGCCCTGCGGAAATATCTGTATGAGTGCAACTGGTTCCATC
The nucleotide sequence above comes from Leptospira kobayashii. Encoded proteins:
- a CDS encoding glycogen/starch synthase — encoded protein: MKILHATAEYFPYIKMGGLSDMLASLSKEQSQNHQVSVTLPQIRGLKEKPDFTGKTIPILPPFPEKTNVVLEILKDSCFREAEKGRLKLYFFDSPLFRDLETIYGNSDEHFRFAVYSYAAFYLSQVLDADVFHAHDWHTAMAPVLQKYSPEGKPSVFTIHNLAYQGDHPLWMTGFLKEAPFLLHPEFLLHEGKTNYLKAGLLSADQITTVSPGYREETLLDANGFGLAEALRRRSEDYTGIINGIDPEEWNPSNDIRIFERFDRNTNKEGKLKNKIELYKEIGRPLIDPDRSLVGIIGRLTYQKGYSVFLQSFQERKHLSHYYIFQGAGEKDLENPLFHLSHTEQDRIYFYKGYSEELARKIEAASDFFLMPSLFEPCGLNQLYSHAYGTIPIVSRVGGLKDTVVESSQNKYYTGIVFEPNDPSSLGYALERAETLYKDKIKFYEVRENIMKQDWSWKNRMGEYETVYKRAIAKRK
- a CDS encoding type II toxin-antitoxin system VapC family toxin, with translation MSYLIDTDIIIYSLKGNEKVQQNLIDRKNISKSISVITYGELIFGAKKSKSREKNLATVYRIGELFPVIELTKGIVETFGEVKSATQKKGNTIDDFDLLIGSTALFLNYTLVTNNEKHFSMIPDLRIENWNK
- a CDS encoding HigA family addiction module antitoxin, producing the protein MNKELMNIHPGEILLEDFLKPMELSAYKLAQSTLIDQKRISEIIHGKRAITADTALRFSKFFGNSPEFWLSIQAHYDLEMKQDELKNELKSIKRFSELKAS
- a CDS encoding FitA-like ribbon-helix-helix domain-containing protein — protein: MANLQVRDIDNRLYESLKRRAELEHRSVSQEVVMIIESHLKRDNLETELQTLEFLKLANSWHDDKSAKEIISDLKSSRSKNNRSRITNELFD
- a CDS encoding lipid A deacylase LpxR family protein, coding for MSLSKQAFFVAIIVILSHANFSSLQSEEEKTSKDNTLDSSRQDPAKRVLKLGIENDVILLSDREYTHGTRLEYGQYEFLHSPSAWIFLGLKKLIPVFADNSKEYNGYSLTQKLFTPQNTIRKDIAYGERPYAGYMQASSISTYWWKQSSFTIETGFGEIGPNAGGEYFQSQVHKVIGATHPQGWKNQIPNRTVYQLNLDYKFFWIKELGMETTVKWGNFDTSASLGPIFRFGKIVSPVSGGFTFNDPTSVYPVDDTEYYFFIKPEAVYQSWNGTLQAGKDSFQKMKHHTSADSLYRYAIFDALTFSEEKPGFQFLIFNTLFNAGNPVSNDLSLLIARDLTPISDYKFRYPTIEYFLLETLLNDKLPSGIARSLAYSYLLGDGTNLNNNLIVASKIFLQNSEGSKHYAVPIRNFQGKLTLGLALQRPDWFIQLAAEIATLDYIPSTDISPVHRYASLQAGLKF
- a CDS encoding type II toxin-antitoxin system RelE/ParE family toxin — its product is MIKSFKDKDTEAIWNGSISKKFPKDIQRTARRKLIHIDSAKNLEDLKIPPGNRLHQLSNDRIGQHSISINMKYRICFTWNNGSVENVEIVDYH
- the eat gene encoding ethanolamine permease, with the protein product MNHPEQSQSKENSGLHKTLGPIHLWGIAVGLVISGDYFGWNLGWSVAGFWEFALAVFIIAVFYICFALCFTELAASIPHSGGPFAYSHLALGKIGGFISGFLVLAEFILAPPAIASALGGYFHFLFPVIPDLYASFGFFGILVIINLLGVKQTARFELFVTITAICGLLLYLGAILPYFSFQSFAKLPAFAEFSLSSFFQSIPFAIWFFLAVEGVAMAAEEVKDPKKDIPKGYAAGIGTLIFLASSIFIGTAGVVPTKEVAGLDYPLSFVLTKLYGTDSYIAKIFTFIGLFGLIASLFGIILGSSRLVYALSKEKFLPGFLGKLNHKTHVPVNAVFVGAAIGFLALCVGKTSELITASALGACGMYVVSMISFFVLRKKEPNRSRPYVAPFYPVLAMIALVLGLVALVSVIYSNPFVALLLFVGFAVSTVGFMLWGRRGERKQVHT
- a CDS encoding Ig-like domain-containing protein, whose product is MKKQNSISNLLIKIPVLIIGFLFFSNCYFNPAIQSVLNPTTSESNSSGALALLAGGGSSVSTADTSATLQVLGQLKSSGVSVANATLSLGSTSSSVKDVVAVSTTATTNAIGKFLLKLRPGTYTISVTSSAGVSLGSFSLVVNGTTVTQGSDSGTFTLLGLTTYTLDQTVTLTTEFTVVSSSPVDGEQNAPTITGPSPASFLCSFVFSNTVDASTMVPGNIGFSTGGTTITPSVSGNTASIIFSGNNIFAFPMYSYTITLTNNIKDTDGFSLTPKAITIKLAGAAL
- the pckA gene encoding phosphoenolpyruvate carboxykinase (ATP), translated to MSVSTNLRGLAELGLKPSEVFHNLSYDEIYQHEINNKEGVVSDNGTVMVDTGIFTGRSPKDKYFVDEPSSNGNIWWGPVNTKVSEAIFNELYTEVVKFLDNKKLYVFDGHAGTNTDTRISLRVVTERAWQHHFCTNMFLRPTKDELANLLPEFTIINASGYKNTKYKEHGLNSDVFVIFHLAKKICIIGGTEYGGEMKKGIFSVMNYYLPLKGVLTMHCSANVGAAGDSALFFGLSGTGKTTLSTDPNRKLIGDDEHGWDDNGIFNIEGGCYAKTINLDPKTEPEIYAAIRRDALLENVVFDATTKKVDYSSAAKTENTRVSYPIFHIENTQPGSKAGHPNTVIFLTYDAYGVLPAVSKLSIEQAMYHFLSGYTAKVAGTERGVKEPQATFSACFGQAFMTLHPTFYAKLLGEKMKKHNVNAYLINTGLVGGKYGVGKRMNLPATRQIINEILNGNIEKSEFEKHPVFQVSFPKTVTGVDSQILNPRNAWADKADYDKTAGDLAKQFVENYKKYLTGGSKEFDFSAFGPVA